The Desulfobulbus propionicus DSM 2032 DNA segment GGGTGGCGCTCGAGGACAATACGGCCACCCTGCAAATAGGCGCGGATGTCTGCATCGCCAAGGGATCGGCGGCCGCGATGATGGTGCACATCAAGGCGGCGTTGCGACGGTTCCAGTGCAATCAGCGCGGTGCAAGCGGCAGCATCGAGGGGCTGGAAGGGTTGTATCCGCGCGAGGTCACCGCAGAACTGCTGGTCAGCAAAAAACATCGGGAGATCATTCTCGCCCGGATGACCGAGGGGGTAGTCGAACTCAACCACCAGGGGCGGATCGTCATGGCCAACGATGCGGCCCTCACCCTGTTCAACCTGCCCGAGGCGCGGGTTTTGGGCGCTTCATTGCTCCAACTGCTCCCTGAAACCGCTGGAGAACGGGTGCGTGGATGGAGGGAGCAAATCGTTTCTGCCGCTCAGTATGAACCGCTGCTGTTTACCTATGATGAACCGGTGCTGCTCGGTGACCGCCAAGTGACCTGCAATCTGGTGCCGGTGCCTGAAAACGATACCTTTTTCGTGATCGGCATTCTTCAGGATGTCACGGGCAGGAAAAAACTTGAGGTACGGCAGCGGCAACTGGAAAAGGAATTGCAACGTATCCGAAAACTGGATGCCATGTCCATGATGGCGAGCGGTATCGCCCATGATTTCAATAATCTGCTCACGATCATCAACGGTAACCTGGAGATGGCGCGCTACGTCAGCCGCGACGAGAATGTGAGCCAGTTGTTGGGCGAATCGGCCAAGGCGCTTAATCTCACCGCGCAGTTGATTCGCCAGTTCACCACCTTTTCCGACAATTACCTGCCGCAGAAATCCCAGGTTCAGTTGCGCAGGTTGATTGAGGAGGTGTTGGCCCGCGATCTGGCCCCCGTTGGGATTCGTTACCAGATCAGGGCCGACGAGGAGGAACTGGCCCTGACGCTGGATCCCGATCTCGTTCGTCAAGTTTTTGTCAATCTCGCCAAGAACGCGGTGGACGCCATGGGGACCAGCGGCCGCGTCGAGGTGTGCATCGAGCGGGTGGACGGCAGCGACGAAGCGGCCAGAACCGGCCAACCCGTACCGAGCGGCGAGTTGGCGCGGATCACTTTTCAGGACTCGGGCCCGGGTCTCGCGCCCTCGATCATCGATCAGGTCTTTGATCCCTACTTTTCCACCAAGCAGAAGGGGGCGCAAAAGGGGATGGGATTGGGGCTGACCATTGTCCATTCCATCGTCAAGAAACATGGCGGACTGGTCTGGCTCGAATCGCCCGACAGCGGTGGCTGCATCGTGTATCTCTATTTTCCGCTCCAGGAGGCGGCCATCACCGATCCCCGTCTGTGTGCGGGAAAAGGGTGCGGCAAGCGGATCCTGGTCATGGACGACGAGGAAATGATGCGGCTGATCAACAGGAAAATGTTCGAGCATTACGGCTGCAAGGTGAGCGTGGCCTCCAGTGGTGACGAGGCGGTCGCCCTGTTTCGCCAACAGCTGGCGACCGGTAGCCCTTTCGACCTGACCCTGCTCGACCTGCGCGTCCACAACGGCATGGGCGGATTGGAAACCGCGCGCCAGATCGTGGCGTTGTGTCCAGAAGCAGCCTTGGTGGCGGTCAGCGGCGACAGCGGCAGTGAGGTGATGCAACGCTACAGCGAGCATCATTTCGTGGCCGCCCTGGCCAAGCCTTTCTCGATCGATGCGGTCGAAGACCTGATCAACCGTTTGTTGTGAACGCCTGGTGGAGCGGTTCGCGCCCTTGTTCCCCGTTGCCCCTGGGTGTTGCCCGTCTTGTCCCTGTTGAGTGATCCATGTATCTTGCCCGTAAGAAGACCGGTTTTCGGCACGTTGGCTACATTCTGCGAGAATCCTACCAAAGCGGCGGGGTTTTCCTGTCCCGCGATCTGGCCGATTTGGGCCGGGATCCGGGCCGCTTGATCGTGTACAGCGGGGGATCGTCGTTTCACATCGACGAGGAGTTTGTCCGCCGGCTGCGCGAGCAGGGGGTGACCGCCCCCTACAGCGAGTTGGAGGCGTTGCTCTTTCCCTTTGTCGATCCCTACATCCAGCAGCGGCTGGAGCCCTTCCGCAACCGTGGCCAGTACCGGGCCTGGCGACCAGCGAGCGAGACCTTGCGCACCCGGGCGATGCGCGAGACCCAGCCCATGGACCGCAGGCGGCTGCATTACCTGCGCATGGGACGGACTTCGCCGGAAACCGTGGACAAGACCGCCGCCTTCTACACGGTCCTGCTCGACAAATCGCGCGACGAGATCGAGCAGTTGATCCATGACCGCGAGCAGGCCCTGCCGCCGCGCGAGTATCACAGCTATCTGTTCGCCATTTTTAATCTGCAGCGGTTTTTCAAGGAAAGCTATGCCCGGTCCATTCCCCAGGCCCTCGACCGCGACCGCCTGGACAGCCTGTTTATCGAGGAGATATGCCGAGTGGCCGGGGATGGCGAGTTCTGGCGGGGCTATCCGCGAACCGACCGGCTGCCCGACTGTTTGATCCGCTATCTGATCATGTATTTTGATGCCGCTCCCGATGAACCCCTTGCCTGGATGCGGTTCGCCCGCTCTTCGCGCACGCGCCGGTTCCATAGCGGCGGCCTGGCGACGGCCGACAAGATCTCGCGCACCCAGGCTTTTGCCCTGTTCGGCCTGAGCGGCGAACAGCTGGCTGGGATGCGCAAGAAGGATCTCACCCGCCTCTATCGGCAAAAGGCCCACGAACTGCATCCGGACAAGGGTGGCGACAGCGAGCAGTTCATCCGTCTGACCGCAGCCTACGAAGAGCTGCTGCCCTCCCTGCGCTCATGACCGTTACTCCCGGCGGCATTGAAACCGGCAGCGCTGTGCGTGGCGATCGCGAGGCAGACATCGGCATGCTGCTGCGGCTGCTCCGGCCCATTTTTCGTACCCATTGGCTGCGCTTGGCCGGCGGTTTTATCGCCCTCGTGACGGTCGATTTCCTCCAACTGATCATCCCCCGTTTTGTCAAGGCCGCAGTGGATGGCTTGTCGGCCGGCACCGCCGATACCGCCCGGCTGATCCAACTGAGCGTGTCCGTCTGCCTGGTGGCCCTGGTGGTGGCGGTACTTCGCTTTACCTGGCGCTATCTGATCATCGGTTTTTCCCGGATTTTGGAAAAAAAGCTGCGTGATCGGCTCTTTGATCATCTGCTGCGCATGGATCAGCCTTTTTTCGAACGTTGGACCATTGGCGATCTCATGGCCCATGCGAGCAACGATCTCGCCACGGTCCAGATGGCCTGCGGCATGGGACTGGTGGCCGCGGTGGACGCGCTGGTGATGTCGGCGGCCGCCTTGGGGTTCATGATGGCGATCAGCCTCAAGCTGACCCTGATCGCCCTCCTGCCGATGCCGGTGCTGATCGTCTGCACCCGCATTCTTTCCGGCCGTCTGCATCACCGCTTCAACCTGGTGCAGGAGCAGTTTTCCCTGCTGACCGAGTTTGCCCGCGCAACCCTGGTGTCGGTCCGCCTGATCAAGGCCTATACCCTGGAGCGCTTCCAGGAGGGCCGGTTCCAGCGTCTCGGCCAGGCCTATGTACGCAGCAACCTCAAGGTGGCCACCATCCAGGGGCTGCTCTTTCCCATCGCCACCCTGGTCGGCAATGTCGGCATGCTGCTCCTGCTCTATTACGGCGGAGCGTTGGTGATCGAGGGGGCGATCTCCATCGGTTCGTTTGTCGCCTTTGTCAGCTACCTCTACATGCTCATCTGGCCGATGATGGCGGTCGGTTGGGTGGCCAACCTCGCCCAGCGCGGCATTACCAGCATGCGACGTATCCACCGGCTGCTCACCCAGCAGCCGGTGGTCAGCACCAGGCCGACCGTGGCCCTGCCGCCGGCGGTCGTCACCGCCTACGCATGCCGGCGACTCAGCTTCACCTATGGCGAGGCCATTCGTCCAGCGCTTCGTGACCTCAACCTGGAGATCGGTCCTGGCCTGGTGGGCATGACCGGCCGCACCGGTTCGGGCAAATCGACCCTGTGCAAGCTGCTGCTGCGAATGTATCCGGTGGCCGACGGCATGTTGTATTTCCGGGGCGAGGATGTCAACCGCCTTGCCCAGGCCGACATCCGTGCCTGCATCGCCTATGTGGGCCAAGAACCGGTGGTCTTTGCCGACACCATCGCCGCCAATATTGCTTTTGGCCGGCCGGAGGCTTCCATGGCCGAGATCGAGGCTGCCGCCCGGGCCGCAGCCATTGACGAGGATATCCGCACCTTCGCCGACGGCTACCAGGCGGTCATCGGCGAGCGGGGCGTCAAGCTCTCCGGCGGCCAGCGGCAACGGCTGGCCCTGTCCCGGGCCCTGCTGTGCGACCGGCCGATGCTGATCATCGACGATGCCTTGTCGGCCATCGACGTCGAGACCGAGCAACAGGTCCTGCAGGGCATTCTTGCTGGCCTGGCCGGCAAATCGGTGCTGTTGATTTCCCACCGGATCAACGTGCTGCGCCACGCCGAGCGGATCGTGGTCCTTGACGAAGGACGGATCGTGGCCGAAGGGCGGCACGAGGACCTGCTCGCCACCCCCTTTTACCGCGTGATGGCGGACAAGCAACGAAACGATGCATAATTTCGGCTATTCGGAAGAGGGGCAGATCGGATCGGTCGGCGACGCACGGCTGTGGCGGCGCATTCTGGGCTACTGCCGGCAGCATGCGGCCGCGCTGACCGGGGCGGTGGCGCTCAGCCTGGTGATCACCGTGGCCACCTTGGGGATGCCGCGCCTGATGCAGCTGGGGATCGACCAATACATCGTGGTCGAGTCGCTGCCGGGCGCGGCGCGCATCGCCGGGCTGGGTCAGGTGGCCCTGTGGTACGGACTGCTGGTGGGCGTGGTCTTCCTTGCCACCTTTTTTCAGGTGGTGCTGCTCGAATGGATCGGTCAATCGATCATGCATCGGCTGCGTCAGGATTTGTTCAGCCACCTGCTGACCCTTGATCTCGGCTATTTCCACAACCAGCCCGCCGGCCGGCTGGTGACCCGGCTGACCAACGACATCCAGAACATGCACGAGATGTTCACCTCGGTGATGGTCACTCTGTTCAACGACGGTCTCAAGCTGGCGGGTATCTTCTGGTTTCTGGCGATGATGAACGGCCGGCTCGCCCTGGTGATGTCGATCTTCATTCCGCTGGCCACGGTGATCACCCTGGTTTTTTCCCGATTCGCCCGCGAGCAGTTCCGCGCCATCCGTTCGCAGTTGGCCAAGATCAACAGTTTCCTCGCCGAATCCCTGGCAGGAGTGGCCGTGATCCAGGCCTTTGGCGGCCAGGAGCGGAGCAGCCGCGCCCACGGCGGCCTGACCGGGGAATACCTGCAGCGCTCCTTCGATCAGATCAAGCTGTTCGGCACCTTCATGCCGCTGACCGAACTGATGAGCTCGGCGGCCATTGCCCTGATCATCTGGTACGGCGGCGGCGAGGTCATCCGCCGCACGCTGACCATCGGCGAACTGGCCGCCTTCATCTCCTATATGCGGCTGTTTTTTCAGCCGCTGCGCGAGCTTTCCCAAAAATATTCAATTGTCCAGTCGGCCATGGCCTCGGCCGAACGGATCTTCCAGACCCTGGACACCCGCTCGGCCATGCGGGCGCTGCCGACAATCCTGCCGAGCGAAACGGCGGCGTCGGCCGGGGCCATCGAGTTCCGCGGCGTCCAGTTCGCCTACCAACCGGGCCAGCCGATTCTGCGTGACATCAACCTGCGCATCGCTCCGGGAGAGACCATCGCCCTGGTCGGGTCCACCGGTGCCGGCAAATCGACCTTGATTTCCCTTTTGGTGCGGTTTTACGATCCAACCCAGGGCGTGGTGCTGGTAGACGGGGTCGATGTTCGCAGCCTGCCTCTGGAGACCCTGCGACAACGGATCGGCATCATCATGCAGGATATCTTCATCCTGCCCGACACGGTGCGGGCCAACATCATCCTCGATCAGCAGACAGATGAGCGACGCCTAGCCGATATCCTCGGCCGCACCGGTCTGGACGGCTTTATCGGCCGCCTGCCCCAGGGGCTTGAGACCCGTATCGGCGAGGGTGCGCTCAATCTCAGTTTGGGCGAAAAGCAGCTTTTGTCCTTTGTCCGCGCCCTCTACCGCGACCCCTCCATTCTCGTGCTCGACGAGGCTACCGCCTCCATCGACACCGAGTCGGAAAACCTGCTCGAGCAGGCCATTGCCGCCGGCTTCCACGGCCGGACTTCATTGGTGATCGCCCACCGCCTGTCCACCATCCGTCGGGTCGACCGGATCCTGGTCATGGAGCAGGGGCGGATTGTCGAGCAGGGCAGCCACGAGGAATTGATGGGCCGGGAGAGTCTCTACCGCGATCTGGTACGGCTCGATGGTCAGGCGTAGAACGTGTGAGGAGGCAATTTGGTTCTGGCAATACGGTGTGCTACGGCTTTGGGCTGTAGGCTGTGTTGCGGTAGAAGGGGATGGTGCGTTCGAGCATTTTCTGTAGTTCGCCGTTTTTTTCGATCTGGGCCAGGTACGCGTTGGCCGCGTCGCGCAGGGCGGTGTCGTTGGGGCGGACCGCCCAAGCCAGCGGTTCACGGGTGAGGGGCGTTCCCCCCGGGGTCAGCCCCTTGTCGACGTAAAGGGAGGCGTAATAGAAATTGGTGGCCATGTCGAAGACAAAGACGTCGATGGTGTCGGCCACCAGGGCCTGTACCCCTTCGGCCGCCGTGGGGAAGCGGCTGATCGTGCCCTTGGGTTTGAGCATCTTGAGCAGGTTGTCGCCGGAACTTTCGCCCACCACCCCGAGGCGGACGGATTGTTCGGTCAGGCCTCGGGTCCCCTTGCCAAGTTTCTTGTGATCATCCAGATGGACGAGCGCCACTTGGCCCGAGATCAGATAGGGGTTGGCGGTGGCCAGTTTCCGGGCATGGGCCTCGGCCACGGTCATCCCGGTCATGAGAATGTCCACCTTCTTGTCCAGCAGCGCCTCGGCCAGGTCCTGCCGCGGTATCTCCACCAGTTCCAGGTTTCTTTGCATCGAGGCCGCCAGACCGGCGGCAAACTTCACCTCCAGACCAATGGCGACGTCGCCCTGTTCATAGGCCAGCGGCGGCGCATCCAGGGCGATGCCGACCCGGAGGGGGGCAGGTTCCATCAGCCTGTGGAACAATCCCTTGGTCTGGGAACCGTGATGGCAGCCGCCGAGCATGGCGGCGGCGAGGAGGGCGAGCAGGAGGCGGGACAATCGGGTCATGGCGTTGTTCTCTTCTGAAGGCGGACGGCGCGACGTTTGTTGGGCGGACACGGAAAAGGGGTGGCGAGGTATCCGTTCAGCGGGCCGGCACGCCCTTGATCACCCGGCCGGTGGAGATAAACGAAATGCCCTGCTGCATCTTGGTGCCGATCATTACCGATTCGATGATCGGCTCGACGACGGCGGCCTTCGCCTCCCACTCGACCAGGAATTTGGCGCCCGAGCCGCCTTTGGATTCCGATTCCGGGACAATGAACCGGGTGGAACCCAGAGGCTCGATGGTCATGGGTTGCTCCAGATACTGCTGCAGGAGCACCCCCTTGGAATCGTAGTAGCTAACGCTTTTCAGGGTGAATGGTTTGTCCGGATCAGTGTTGCGCACGCTGAGGGTGGCGGTCAGCAGGAAGGGCGTGTCGCGGTAGCGGTCCTCGGCGTAGATGTGCGAATAGATCGGCACATAGACTGTCTGGCCGAGCCATTTGGACAGGGTTTCGCCGGCGACAGGGCGGGTGCACAGGAACAGGGCGCAGAACAGCAGGACAATGCGTTCGATTTTCATGGGCGTATCGGCGGTACGGGTTGTGAACGGTGGGCGGAGAGCAGGGCGGCCGCCACTTCGCGGCTCAGGTCGGCGACGGCCTGCGAGCCGCTGTCAACATAGCCGGAATACTCCGGTTTGTCGATGGGGCGCGTCTGGCGGAATGTCTTTCGCGCCACAATGGTTTTGCGTACGCTGTCGCTCAGGGTGTAGACGGCGGTGGTGATGAACTGGCGGCCGTTGCCGCTGAATTCATTGATGTCGACTTCCAGCTGGTAGCGGATGACGCCGTAGCGTGGGCCGGGGTAGGCGGCGACCTGGTCGGTGGCCAGCAGGTCCTTGAGGTCGGCGACCATCTGCTGGCTGATCTGCTGATCCAGCGGACCGGCCCAGAGGTGGTTGGCCGAGGCGCGGGCCTCGCCGGAGGTGCGCTGGGTGAGCAGCCCGCGGCCCTGGAGATGCGGCGCCAGCTGTATCGGCATGAGCAGGATCAACTCCTTGGAGGTGGTAAAATCATGCCCCAGGGGGGGCTGCCGGACCGGCTGCAAGGCATAGAGGATATTGTTGGTCGTGGGTTTGAGGCAACCACCGAGCAGCAAGGCGCAGACCAGCAGCCATCCCAGGGAACGTCCGACGTTGTTGGCAGTATTCATGGAGAGTCCTCGCCCTGGCCGAAGAGCAGCGCATTGGGGTTCTGCTGCAGGTAGTCGGTCAGCTGTCTGATGGAGGCGGCGGCCCGTTCGATCTCCCGCAGCGAGGCGCCGGCCTGGTAGGAGAGCAGGGAATCCTTTGCCGTCAGTTGTTCGATGTTGTTGAGCGTCTTGGTCAGCGAAGCGGCGGTGGCGTTGAGTCCGCTCAGCAGGTGTTTGAATTCGGTGCTCATCCCCGGCAGTTGTTTGTCGGCGGTGTGCAGAAAACGATCGGCGGTGGCCGAAAGAGCCGCAAAATTGGTCAATCCCTTTTTCAGTTCGGCGGCCAGCGCCGGGAACTCGCTGTCAGCCCGGCCCAAAAGAGTGTTGACCCGATCCATGGTGGTGTCCAGGGCTGCCAGGGCGTTGCGGGTTTCTTTGGAGTTGATGATCGAGTTGATGCCGTCAAGGGCGGTGGCGGTTTTGTGAAGAATCTCGCTCAGCGGCATGGTTTCCAGGGTCTGGGTGATCTGTTCAAGCCCGGAAACCTGGGTGGGAATCTCGAAGAGGTCGGTGTCCTTGCCGCGCAGCTGGGCCTTGGTTCCGGGATAAAAGGCCAGATCGATGTAGAGCTTGCCGGTCAACAGGCTGGTGATTTTCAGCTGGGCGCGCATCCCCTGGTCGATCAGCTCGGTGAGCATGGCACGGATAGTGTCCGGATGCCAATTTTCGGACCGGTTGTTGGTTAGATCCGGGGTCTGCTGGATGTCAATGTAGACCGGAATGATGTAGTTGTTCTTTTGCGCGTCGAAACTGATCCGCACCGCGCTGACCCGACCGATGGTCACTCCGCGGAAGGTCACCGGCGCGCCGATGTCGAGCCCGTAGAGCGAGCCGGTGAAATAGGCGACACAGCGGAAGCGGTCGTCCTTGAACTTGATGTTGCCCAGGATGACGATCGCGGCGATGGTCAGGCCGATGGCGGTGAGGACAAAGGCGCCGACCAGGGTCGGGTTGGCTTTCTTGCTCAAACTGTTCGAACCTCCCGTTTTCCGGTTCCCCGGGTGAGAAATTTGAGCACCGTCGGGTCGGTGCATTCCTGCAGGAGCCTCTTGGGATCGCCGGTGGCCAGCATGGTCTTGGCCTCGCTGTCGAGATAGACCGAGTTGGTGGCGATGGCGTAGATCGAGGCCAGTTCATGGGTGACGATGATTACCGTGGCGCCGAGGCTCTCGCGCAGTTCGAGGATCAGCTCGTCGAGATTGCGGGCGCTGATCGGGTCGAGCCCGGCCGAGGGTTCATCGAAAAAAAGAAAATCTGGGTCCAGGGCAATGGCCCGTGCCAAGGCCGCCCGTTTGCGCATGCCGCCGGACAACTGGGCGGGATAGAATTCCTCGAACCCCGCCAGCCCGACCAAGGACAGCTTGAACGACACCAGCTCGGCAATCACCGCGGGCGGCAAATCGGTATAATGCTGCAACGGTAGGGCCACGTTTTCCGCCAGGGTCATCGAGCTCCACAGGGCACCGGACTGGTAGAGGACACCGGCCCTTCGGACGATCGTCGCCCGGTCCTCCTCTTCTAGTTCCCAGAAATTATCGCGACCGTACCAGACCGCTCCACTGGCCGGCGGTTTGAGGCCGATCATGTGGCGCAGCAGGGTCGATTTGCCGCAGCCCGACCCACCCATGATCACGAAGATGTCCCCCCGGGCGATGGTGAAGGTGAGGTCGCGCTGGAGGACGAAACTGCCATAGGCCATGGTCAGATTTTGGACGGTGATAGCGGCAACGGACTCGGTCATCGCCGAGGCCTCAGCGGTAGAGGAGGAAGGTGATGATCGAGTCGGAAACCACGATCAGGACAATCGAGGTGACCACGGCCGAGGTGGTGGCCTCGCCGACCGCGAGCGCGCTCCGTCCGCACTGCATGCCGCGCAGGCAGCCGGCATAGCCGATCAGGACCCCGAAAATCGACGCCTTGAGAATACCTTGGCCGCACTGGCCGAGGCGCAAGGTTTTGCGGGTCTGTTCGAGATATTCGATCAGCGACAGATCAAGCATGGTGACGCCGATCACCGAACCGCCCAGAATGCCCATGATGTCGGCGTAGACGCACAGCAGGGGCAGCATTAGCATCAGGGCCAGCATCCGCGGCAGGACGAGAAAACCCACCGGCGAGATGCCCATGGTACGCAGGGCGTCGATTTCCTCGTTGACCTGCATGGTGCCCAACTGCGCCGCGTAGGCCGCGCCGATTCGGCCGGCGATGATCACCCCGCTCATCAGCGCGCCCATCTCCAGCACCATGCCCAAGCCGACCAGGTTGGCCACATAGATCTGGGCGCCGAACATCTGGAGCTGCACCGCGCCAACGAAGGACAGAATCACGCCTACCAGCACCGCGATCAGGCTGACGATCGGCAGCGACTCCACGCCGCAGCTCTGGATGAAGTAGAAGAAATCGCGCCATTTGAAGGGTTTTTTGCCTGCGGCCAGCGCCATGCAGGCGAGGATGATTTCACCGGTGAAGGCGGCCGCCTCCCGCGCCTGTCCGGAAAGGGCGAGCGTCAGGCGGCCGATACGGGTAACCAGCAATTCGCGGACGTTCTTGCCATAAGTGACCTTTTCCGGAACAGCCTCGGACAGGGCCAGCAGCCGCCGCACCCCGGGCGGCAAGCCTTCCAGGTCGACCGCGATGCCGCCATTGCGGGCCGCTGCCGTGGTCGCCTTGAGGAAGACCAGCAGCCTGGTGTCCCATTCGGCAAGGTCGGTGGAAAGAAAGGCGAGCGTGCGAATGGAGGAGTCGAGCGCTCCCACCAGCTCCGTCGGCGGCGGCGGATCGGTGCGCAGGGTCCAGGCTCCTTGCAGGTGAACCGTCAACCTGCTTGGCTGACTGCGGTCAAGGGAAAAACAGGGTCGCTGATGCACGGTGTTCGATCTGGTTGGTTGGGCGTTGCCCGGACGGCGGATTTCGGTCTATCGGCCGATGGGCTGGGCGTTTCGTCCCGGTTTGGGCAGAAGCTGGCGCAGTGGATCAGCCTGCGCATTGGTCCATCGCTGGTTGATGAGCACGTCGAACAGCTGGACCGGCTTGCCGTAATACTGCCGGTTCCAGTCATCCAGGGGAGAGATGGCCGCTCCTTCGAGACTGACACCGCCATAGATGCCCTGCGAGCGACCAAAGGCAAGGATGTCGGCGGTTTGCGCCTTGGCCGACGCGCCCATGGGTCCCGCGGCCACGGCCACATCGGCGCCGATTTTGTAGTCGGTGGACAGCATGGCGTTCAGCCCTCGGTCGGTCATGATCAACAGGATGATTTCCGAGGCATCGGCGCCGACCTGAAATCCCAGGGAAACCGAACCCATGCTGTAAAAAGCCGGATAGCTCCATTTGCCGCTACCCGAATCCTGGGCGAGCAGCACGCCGCGACCGCCCGAGCCGCCGATGATGAAACCGCCGCGCAGCATCTGGGGAACGATGAAGATACCCCGTGCCTGGTCGACATTGCGCTGGAACCATTCCATGTTGGGATCGGCCATGAAGCCTTTGTAGACCGAGGCGGCGCGACCAACCAGATCCGCGGGTTCCCCGTAATAGTCGGCGGAGGCGGATGAGGCCGGGAGGATCGAAGCGTAGAGCGCAAAGAGCAGGACAACGGCCAAGCGATGGAAGGACATGGGGAAACCTCCTCGGAGTCGAACGGGTGATGGGTTTCTTCCTGTCGGAATCATTGATGATATGGTATAGGCTGTCTTTGCACAAGAAAAAAGTGCCAAAACCCGCCGCGTCGGCACAAGGAGAAACACAGTATTCAAGGAGGAGCGCGAGAGGGGAAAGGGGCAGGCCGCGCACCGGAACAACGCGAGCGGCCTGCGGGCCTGGGGATCAGTCGACGGCGTAGAAGTATTCTTTTTCCGCTCCGCATTTGGGACAGACCCAGTCGTCGGGCAGGTCGGCAAAGGCGGTTCCCGGAGCCACGCCGTGCTCGAAATCACCTTCGGCGGGATCGTACACATATCCACAGGGACATTCCATTTTCTGCATGTTTTCTTCTCCTGGTGCATGGGGTTGATGGATGTCTTCGCGCTTGGCTGCTCCCGCAAAGGGGGTGTCGAGCCGTAGCCATTTCATCGTCAAGACACCCTAAAGAGTTTTCAGCCCAGGGACAAGCAAAAGAACAAAGGGTTGATACAAATTATGCTTCTTCCCGGCGGACGGTCCGTGACCCAGAGGGACGTTGTTCGGGAAAAGGGCGGGGTGGAAAATTACACTTGACAGAAGTCGATGGAATCGGGTTAAATAACGCGCTTTGCGATTAATTATTTCCATTGGCCGTTATAGATTTGAGTGATAGAGAGGAGGAGTCGCATGTATGCAATAATTCGGACCGGCGGCAAACAGTATCAGGTGGAAGCCGGCGACACGCTTCGCGTGGAAAAGCTCCAGGGCGAAGTAGGCGACACCGTGGAGTTAGCAGAGGTTCTTCTGGTGGTTGACGGTGAAACCGTGAAGATCGGTCAGCCCATGGTTGACGGCGCCAAGGTGGTGGCCAAGATCGTCGAGCAGGGGCGCCATAAGAAGGTTATCGTCTTCAAGAAAAAACGTCGCCAGGGTTATCAGGTGAAAAAAGGGCATCGCCAGATGTACACCGCCCTGGCCATCGAGACGATTTCAGCATAAGGGATTAACTGATTTACTGGAGAACACACCATGGCTCATAAGAAAGCAGGCGGCAGTTCGCGAAACGGCCGCGACAGTGCGGGGCAGCGACGGGGCATCAAGCGGTTCGGCGGTCAGATCGTCAAGGCCGGCAGTATTCTGGTTCGGCAACTGGGCACGGTCATCCACCCCGGAACCAATGTCGGCTGCGGCCGTGACTACACCCTGTTTGCCAAGGTCGACGGCACGGTCAAGTACGAGTCCTTCGGCAAGGACCGCAAGAGAGTTTCCGTTTATCCCGCCGAGTAGAGGCGGGTACCTCCTCGTTCGGGGAGGATTGG contains these protein-coding regions:
- a CDS encoding substrate-binding periplasmic protein, with amino-acid sequence MTRLSRLLLALLAAAMLGGCHHGSQTKGLFHRLMEPAPLRVGIALDAPPLAYEQGDVAIGLEVKFAAGLAASMQRNLELVEIPRQDLAEALLDKKVDILMTGMTVAEAHARKLATANPYLISGQVALVHLDDHKKLGKGTRGLTEQSVRLGVVGESSGDNLLKMLKPKGTISRFPTAAEGVQALVADTIDVFVFDMATNFYYASLYVDKGLTPGGTPLTREPLAWAVRPNDTALRDAANAYLAQIEKNGELQKMLERTIPFYRNTAYSPKP
- a CDS encoding DUF3124 domain-containing protein — protein: MKIERIVLLFCALFLCTRPVAGETLSKWLGQTVYVPIYSHIYAEDRYRDTPFLLTATLSVRNTDPDKPFTLKSVSYYDSKGVLLQQYLEQPMTIEPLGSTRFIVPESESKGGSGAKFLVEWEAKAAVVEPIIESVMIGTKMQQGISFISTGRVIKGVPAR
- a CDS encoding PqiC family protein is translated as MNTANNVGRSLGWLLVCALLLGGCLKPTTNNILYALQPVRQPPLGHDFTTSKELILLMPIQLAPHLQGRGLLTQRTSGEARASANHLWAGPLDQQISQQMVADLKDLLATDQVAAYPGPRYGVIRYQLEVDINEFSGNGRQFITTAVYTLSDSVRKTIVARKTFRQTRPIDKPEYSGYVDSGSQAVADLSREVAAALLSAHRSQPVPPIRP
- a CDS encoding MlaD family protein, whose amino-acid sequence is MSKKANPTLVGAFVLTAIGLTIAAIVILGNIKFKDDRFRCVAYFTGSLYGLDIGAPVTFRGVTIGRVSAVRISFDAQKNNYIIPVYIDIQQTPDLTNNRSENWHPDTIRAMLTELIDQGMRAQLKITSLLTGKLYIDLAFYPGTKAQLRGKDTDLFEIPTQVSGLEQITQTLETMPLSEILHKTATALDGINSIINSKETRNALAALDTTMDRVNTLLGRADSEFPALAAELKKGLTNFAALSATADRFLHTADKQLPGMSTEFKHLLSGLNATAASLTKTLNNIEQLTAKDSLLSYQAGASLREIERAAASIRQLTDYLQQNPNALLFGQGEDSP
- a CDS encoding ABC transporter ATP-binding protein, which encodes MTESVAAITVQNLTMAYGSFVLQRDLTFTIARGDIFVIMGGSGCGKSTLLRHMIGLKPPASGAVWYGRDNFWELEEEDRATIVRRAGVLYQSGALWSSMTLAENVALPLQHYTDLPPAVIAELVSFKLSLVGLAGFEEFYPAQLSGGMRKRAALARAIALDPDFLFFDEPSAGLDPISARNLDELILELRESLGATVIIVTHELASIYAIATNSVYLDSEAKTMLATGDPKRLLQECTDPTVLKFLTRGTGKREVRTV
- a CDS encoding MlaE family ABC transporter permease, whose translation is MHQRPCFSLDRSQPSRLTVHLQGAWTLRTDPPPPTELVGALDSSIRTLAFLSTDLAEWDTRLLVFLKATTAAARNGGIAVDLEGLPPGVRRLLALSEAVPEKVTYGKNVRELLVTRIGRLTLALSGQAREAAAFTGEIILACMALAAGKKPFKWRDFFYFIQSCGVESLPIVSLIAVLVGVILSFVGAVQLQMFGAQIYVANLVGLGMVLEMGALMSGVIIAGRIGAAYAAQLGTMQVNEEIDALRTMGISPVGFLVLPRMLALMLMLPLLCVYADIMGILGGSVIGVTMLDLSLIEYLEQTRKTLRLGQCGQGILKASIFGVLIGYAGCLRGMQCGRSALAVGEATTSAVVTSIVLIVVSDSIITFLLYR
- a CDS encoding lipid-binding SYLF domain-containing protein, giving the protein MSFHRLAVVLLFALYASILPASSASADYYGEPADLVGRAASVYKGFMADPNMEWFQRNVDQARGIFIVPQMLRGGFIIGGSGGRGVLLAQDSGSGKWSYPAFYSMGSVSLGFQVGADASEIILLIMTDRGLNAMLSTDYKIGADVAVAAGPMGASAKAQTADILAFGRSQGIYGGVSLEGAAISPLDDWNRQYYGKPVQLFDVLINQRWTNAQADPLRQLLPKPGRNAQPIGR
- a CDS encoding rubredoxin; this translates as MQKMECPCGYVYDPAEGDFEHGVAPGTAFADLPDDWVCPKCGAEKEYFYAVD
- the rplU gene encoding 50S ribosomal protein L21 — protein: MYAIIRTGGKQYQVEAGDTLRVEKLQGEVGDTVELAEVLLVVDGETVKIGQPMVDGAKVVAKIVEQGRHKKVIVFKKKRRQGYQVKKGHRQMYTALAIETISA
- the rpmA gene encoding 50S ribosomal protein L27; this translates as MAHKKAGGSSRNGRDSAGQRRGIKRFGGQIVKAGSILVRQLGTVIHPGTNVGCGRDYTLFAKVDGTVKYESFGKDRKRVSVYPAE